The Anabas testudineus chromosome 11, fAnaTes1.2, whole genome shotgun sequence genome has a segment encoding these proteins:
- the yars1 gene encoding tyrosine--tRNA ligase, cytoplasmic: MADQLSPDEKYNLITRNLQEVLGEEKLKQVLQERELKVYWGTATTGKPHVAYFVPMSKIADFLKAGCEVTILFADLHAYLDNMKAPWELLELRVKYYEQVIKAMLESIGVPLDRLKFVKGTDYQLSREYTLDVYRLSSMVTEHDAKKAGAEVVKQVEHPLLSGLLYPGLQALDEEYLKVDAQFGGVDQRKIFTLAEKYLPSLGYAKRAHLMNPMVPGLTGTKMSSSEEESKIDLLDSKEDVKKKLKKAFCEPGNIQNNGVLSFVKHVLFPLRGEFCIKRDPKWGGDKIYTVFEDVEKDFAEELIHPGDLKASVEVALNQLLQPIRKKFELPELRKLTSLAYPDPSKTKTGGKGAKTGGGGGGGGEDDELVPSRLDIRVGKIVSVEKHPDADSLYLEKIDVGEAEARTVVSGLVAYISQEDLQDRSVLVLCNLKPQKMRGIESQAMLLCASVEGDPRRVEPLDPPEGSSPGERVFVEGYETGKPDERLNPKKKVWEKLQVDLNISDECVAQWKDKQLMTKLGQITCKTLKGGNIS; encoded by the exons ATGGCAGATCAGCTAAGTCCAGATGAGAAGTATAACCTCATTACCAGGAACCTTCAG GAGGTCCTTGGTGAGGAGAAGCTGAAGCAGGTTCTTCAGGAGAGAGAGCTGAAGGTGTACTGGGGCACAGCAACCACTGGCAAACCTCATGTGGCTTACTTTGTCCCCATGTCCAAGATCGCAGACTTTCTCAAGGCTGGATGTGAG GTCACTATACTATTTGCAGACTTGCACGCCTACCTAGACAACATGAAGGCCCCCTGGGAGTTGCTGGAACTCCGGGTGAAATACTATGAGCAGGTGATCAAGGCCATGTTGGAGAGCATTGGTGTACCTCTGGACAGACTCAAGTTTGTCAAAGGAACGGACTACCAGCTTAGCAG AGAGTATACCCTGGATGTGTACCGTCTGTCATCCATGGTGACGGAGCATGATGCCAAGAAGGCTGGAGCAGAAGTCGTCAAACAAGTGGAGCATCCTCTACTGAGCGGTCTACTCTACCCTGGACTACAG GCTCTGGATGAGGAGTATCTGAAGGTGGATGCCCAGTTTGGAGGAGTTGACCAGAGGAAGATTTTCACTTTAGCAGAAAAG TACTTGCCCTCTCTTGGTTATGCAAAACGGGCCCATCTGATGAATCCAATGGTACCAGGACTGACTGGGACCAAGATGAGCTCCTCCGAAGAA GAGTCAAAGATTGATCTGCTGGACTCCAAAGAAGATgtgaagaagaagttgaagaagGCTTTCTGTGAGCCAGGCAACATTCAGAACAATGGAGTCCTCTCTTTTGTTAAACACGTCCTCTTTCCTCTACGTGGAG AGTTCTGCATCAAAAGAGACCCTAAATGGGGTGGAGACAAAATCTACACTGTGTTTGAAGATGTGGAGAAGGACTTTGCAGAGGAG CTGATCCACCCAGGAGATCTGAAGGCCTCAGTAGAAGTTGCACTAAACCAGCTactgcagccaatcagaaagAAGTTTGAGTTGCCTGAGCTACGTAAACTCACCAGCTTGGCCTATCCTGATCCATCAAAGACGA AAACTGGAGGAAAAGGTGCcaaaacaggaggaggaggaggaggaggaggagaggatgatgAGCTAGTCCCCTCTAGACTGGATATCAGGGTGGGCAAGATTGTCAGTGTGGAGAAG CATCCAGACGCAGATTCGCTGTACCTGGAAAAGATAGATGTGGGTGAGGCAGAAGCAAGGACGGTGGTCAGCGGGCTGGTGGCTTACATCTCACAGGAGGATCTGCAAGACAGATCGGTGTTGGTGCTGTGCAATCTCAAACCGCAGAAGATGCGAGGGATCGAGTCTCAAGCCATGCTCTTGTGTGCCTCCGT tGAGGGGGATCCTAGGAGGGTGGAACCCCTGGACCCTCCAGAGGGTTCATCGCCCGGGGAGCGGGTCTTTGTGGAGGGTTATGAGACAGGCAAACCAGACGAAAGACTCAACCCAAAGAAGAAGGTGTGGGAGAAATTACAG GTGGACCTGAACATTTCGGACGAGTGTGTTGCTCAGtggaaagacaaacagctgatgaCGAAACTCGGACAGATCACATGTAAGACACTCAAAGGAGGCAACATCAGCTAG
- the LOC113153288 gene encoding SOSS complex subunit C-like has translation MAANPPGPGFQNKTRVAILAELDKEKRRLLQSQSMNSPGANIALSSRPGLKEVRDSAEQQHIAAQQKAALQHAHGHSSGFFITQDSSFGNLILPVLPRLEPDF, from the coding sequence ATGGCTGCGAACCCTCCAGGACCAGGCTTTCAGAACAAGACCCGGGTGGCCATCCTGGCGGAGCTGGACAAGGAGAAGCGACGGCTGCTGCAGAGCCAGTCCATGAACAGCCCAGGGGCCAACATCGCCCTGTCGTCCAGACCCGGTCTGAAGGAGGTGAGGGACAGTGCGGAGCAGCAGCACATCGCCGCCCAGCAGAAGGCCGCCCTGCAGCACGCTCACGGCCACTCGTCGGGCTTCTTCATCACTCAGGACTCCTCGTTTGGGAACCTCATCCTCCCGGTGCTACCCCGGCTGGAGCCCGACTTTTAA